The following are encoded together in the Zingiber officinale cultivar Zhangliang chromosome 8A, Zo_v1.1, whole genome shotgun sequence genome:
- the LOC122010652 gene encoding cyclin-D5-3-like: protein MADSSFMVSPFSVTLETDDEYIGSLLRRESCFLHPKLDSSSMESARPDVVRWIMKMKAFFGLCSRTAYVALSYFDHFTHRTIDLTKGKRWKIQLLSVACLSLAVKMEERRGLSLTEFQTENYWFDGKVVQRMELLVLSTLEWRMSRVTPFSYLNHCSSKAMGWKAIELIFENIEAMNLVAYRASSIAAASILAAQDNERLTQKSLKSKMSSVPWMRSLNSDEVFSCYIMMIQESQEKK from the exons ATGGCAGACTCGAGCTTCATGGTTTCTCCATTCTCTGTAACTTTGGAAACAGACGACGAATACATAGGGTCGTTGCTGAGGAGAGAAAGCTGCTTCTTGCATCCAAAGCTTGATTCCTCTTCCATGGAATCCGCTCGGCCGGATGTGGTTCGATGGATCATGAAGATGAAGGCCTTCTTCGGACTCTGCTCGAGAACAGCTTACGTTGCCTTGAGCTACTTCGACCACTTCACGCATCGAACTATCGATCTCACT AAAGGTAAACGCTGGAAGATTCAATTGCTCTCGGTGGCTTGCTTGTCCTTGGCCGTGAAGATGGAGGAGCGCCGAGGCTTGTCTTTGACAGAGTTCCAAACCGAGAACTACTGGTTCGACGGCAAAGTGGTACAGAGGATGGAGCTTCTGGTCTTGAGCACCTTGGAGTGGAGGATGAGCAGGGTCACACCTTTCTCCTACCTCAATCATTGTTCGTCCAAGGCAATGGGGTGGAAGGCCATTGAGCTCATCTTCGAAAACATTGAAG CGATGAATCTAGTGGCGTATCGAGCTTCCTCCATTGCTGCTGCTTCGATTCTCGCTGCGCAAGACAACGAAAGATTGACGCAGAAGTCATTGAAGTCCAAGATGAGTTCTGTACCCTGGATGAGATCTTTGAACAGT GATGAAGTCTTTTCATGCTATATCATGATGATTCAAGAATCACAGGAGAAGAAATGA
- the LOC122008251 gene encoding cyclin-dependent kinase G-2-like isoform X1 yields the protein MAAGRHSGFRDLEFWDREADVELSGRKDYYRDRLHDGGLRRYEGRGDQDLRDRIGVAQRGTKNKEVINGSHHTLYSSNSSEGSKNSQKMKRHSGKDVDRETGELSSGSGSDDAQAPISKIQENVSQNQDNENYSMDSKKRKFSPIIWDRDDTKRSTVATSSSKNTRIDNDTLPPPPPRPQGFVPPYSLDDVLPSAKSSSPFDSVAPVEPSQYFLASTNQEENLVDDFEDEPMPARSISFSRWADGNSSFDDGGENFKVDVVTKRKKGSPLSGSAGQHLHKKMGTPRLVEVNMAEISGVPLAKLSDSREHENHDGDAELGINDDMDVDHVGSNGSSSNQISETDSEDEDQKSETPDPAQPPIRCINMLQGCRSVDVFERLNKIDEGTYGVVYRAKDKKTGEIVALKKVKMEKETEGFPLTALREINVLLSFHHPSVVDVKEVVVGSSLDKIFMVMEYMEHDLKALMETMKQPFSQSEVKCLMLQLFSGVNYLHDNWVLHRDLKTSNLLLNNRGELKICDFGLARQYGSPLKPYSPLVVTLWYRAPELLLGAKEYSTAIDMWSLGCIMAELLAKEPLFNGKSEHDQLDKIFRTLGTPNEKIWPGIAKLPGAKVNFVKQPYNKLREKFPPTSFFGRPTLSEAGFDLLNRLLTYDPEKRITAEAAQNHPWFQEVPLPKSKDFMPTFPAQHAQDRRQRRIMKSPDPLAEQRKKELQLGDLGLSTLFG from the exons ATGGCAGCTGGTCGGCATAGTGGGTTTAGAGATCTTGAGTTCTGGGACCGGGAGGCAGATGTAGAGCTATCGGGGAGGAAGGATTATTACCGGGATCGTTTACATGATGGCGGCCTCCGTAGGTACGAAGGACGGGGTGATCAAGATTTGCGTGATAGGATTGGGGTTGCGCAAAGAGGCACCAAGAATAAGGAAGTGATTAATGGCTCCCATCACACCCTCTATTCGAGCAATTCTAGTGAGGGAAGCAAGAACAGTCAGAAAATGAAACGTCACTCGGGGAAAGACGTGGACCGAGAGACTGGGGAGTTGTCCAGTGGAAGCGGATCAGATGATGCTCAAGCACCTATCTCGAAGATCCAGGAGAATGTGTCACAGAATCAGGACAATGAGAATTACTCGATGGATAGCAAGAAGCGCAAATTCTCTCCAATCATTTGGGATAGAGATGACACTAAGCGATCCACTGTTGCCACTTCTAGCAGTAAGAACACTAGGATTGACAATGATACCCTGCCTCCACCACCTCCACGGCCTCAGGGGTTTGTTCCGCCTTATTCTCTTGATGATGTTTTACCATCTGCTAAGAGTTCGTCACCTTTTGATTCAGTTGCCCCTGTCGAGCCATCCCAATACTTTCTGGCAAGTACTAATCAGGAGGAAAATCTGGTGGATGATTTTGAAGATGAACCTATGCCAGCTCGGAGTATCTCTTTTTCCAGATGGGCAGATGGAAACAGTTCTTTCGATGATGGAGGTGAAAATTTCAAGGTGGACGTAGTGACTAAAAGGAAAAAGGGTAGCCCTTTGTCTGGTTCAGCAGGGCAGCATTTGCACAAGAAAATGGGTACACCTAGGTTAGTCGAGGTTAACATGGCAGAAATTTCTGGAGTGCCTTTGGCTAAACTATCTGATTCAAGGGAACATGAAAACCATGATGGCGATGCTGAGTTGGGAATAAATGATGATATGGATGTTGACCATGTTGGGTCTAATGGAAGTTCTAGCAATCAAATTTCTGAAACAGACTCCGAAGATGAGGACCAGAAGTCTGAGACACCAGATCCAGCACAACCACCTATAAGATGTATAAATATGTTGCAGGGTTGTAGAAGTGTTGATGTGTTTGAAAGGCTTAATAAAATAGATGAAGGTACCTATGGGGTTGTCTACAGAGCAAAGGATAAAAAGACAGGGGAGATAGTGGCACTGAAAAAAGTCAAAATGGAAAAGGAGACTGAGGGTTTTCCTCTCACTGCACTTAGAGAGATAAATGTATTGTTATCTTTTCATCATCCTTCAGTTGTGGATGTTAAGGAAGTTGTTGTTGGTAGCAGTCTGGACAAAATTTTTATGGTTATGGAATACATGGAACATGATTTGAAGGCACTGATGGAGACCATGAAACAACCATTTAGTCAGAGTGAGGTAAAATGCTTGATGTTGCAGCTGTTTTCAGGTGTCAATTACCTTCATGACAACTGGGTACTCCATAG GGATTTGAAGACATCAAATCTTCTTTTAAACAATCGTGGAGAATTAAAGATATGTGACTTTGGTTTGGCTCGCCAATATGGAAGTCCTTTGAAACCATACAGTCCATTGGTGGTCACATTATGGTACAG GGCACCTGAACTTCTACTAGGGGCCAAGGAGTATTCCACTGCTATTGACATGTGGTCTTTAGGGTGTATAATGGCAGAGCTTCTAGCAAAGGAACCATTATTTAATGGGAAATCTGAACATGATCAACTTGACAAG ATATTTAGGACACTTGGTACTCCGAATGAAAAGATATGGCCTGGAATTGCTAAACTACCTGGTGCTAAAGTTAATTTTGTCAAGCAACC GTACAACAAGCTACGAGAAAAGTTTCCTCCCACATCCTTTTTCGGACGTCCAACCCTTTCTGAAGCTGGATTTGACTTGCTAAACAGACTTTTGACATATGACCCTGAGAAG CGAATAACTGCTGAAGCTGCTCAAAATCATCCCTGGTTCCAGGAGGTTCCTTTGCCCAAGTCAAAAGATTTTATGCCTACTTTTCCTGCTCAACATGCTCAAGATCG ACGTCAAAGAAGAATAATGAAGAGCCCAGATCCACTTGCAGAACAGCGGAAGAAAGAACTGCAACTAGGTGACCTCGGCCTTTCTACCCTATTTGGTTAG
- the LOC122008251 gene encoding cyclin-dependent kinase G-2-like isoform X2, with product MKRHSGKDVDRETGELSSGSGSDDAQAPISKIQENVSQNQDNENYSMDSKKRKFSPIIWDRDDTKRSTVATSSSKNTRIDNDTLPPPPPRPQGFVPPYSLDDVLPSAKSSSPFDSVAPVEPSQYFLASTNQEENLVDDFEDEPMPARSISFSRWADGNSSFDDGGENFKVDVVTKRKKGSPLSGSAGQHLHKKMGTPRLVEVNMAEISGVPLAKLSDSREHENHDGDAELGINDDMDVDHVGSNGSSSNQISETDSEDEDQKSETPDPAQPPIRCINMLQGCRSVDVFERLNKIDEGTYGVVYRAKDKKTGEIVALKKVKMEKETEGFPLTALREINVLLSFHHPSVVDVKEVVVGSSLDKIFMVMEYMEHDLKALMETMKQPFSQSEVKCLMLQLFSGVNYLHDNWVLHRDLKTSNLLLNNRGELKICDFGLARQYGSPLKPYSPLVVTLWYRAPELLLGAKEYSTAIDMWSLGCIMAELLAKEPLFNGKSEHDQLDKIFRTLGTPNEKIWPGIAKLPGAKVNFVKQPYNKLREKFPPTSFFGRPTLSEAGFDLLNRLLTYDPEKRITAEAAQNHPWFQEVPLPKSKDFMPTFPAQHAQDRRQRRIMKSPDPLAEQRKKELQLGDLGLSTLFG from the exons ATGAAACGTCACTCGGGGAAAGACGTGGACCGAGAGACTGGGGAGTTGTCCAGTGGAAGCGGATCAGATGATGCTCAAGCACCTATCTCGAAGATCCAGGAGAATGTGTCACAGAATCAGGACAATGAGAATTACTCGATGGATAGCAAGAAGCGCAAATTCTCTCCAATCATTTGGGATAGAGATGACACTAAGCGATCCACTGTTGCCACTTCTAGCAGTAAGAACACTAGGATTGACAATGATACCCTGCCTCCACCACCTCCACGGCCTCAGGGGTTTGTTCCGCCTTATTCTCTTGATGATGTTTTACCATCTGCTAAGAGTTCGTCACCTTTTGATTCAGTTGCCCCTGTCGAGCCATCCCAATACTTTCTGGCAAGTACTAATCAGGAGGAAAATCTGGTGGATGATTTTGAAGATGAACCTATGCCAGCTCGGAGTATCTCTTTTTCCAGATGGGCAGATGGAAACAGTTCTTTCGATGATGGAGGTGAAAATTTCAAGGTGGACGTAGTGACTAAAAGGAAAAAGGGTAGCCCTTTGTCTGGTTCAGCAGGGCAGCATTTGCACAAGAAAATGGGTACACCTAGGTTAGTCGAGGTTAACATGGCAGAAATTTCTGGAGTGCCTTTGGCTAAACTATCTGATTCAAGGGAACATGAAAACCATGATGGCGATGCTGAGTTGGGAATAAATGATGATATGGATGTTGACCATGTTGGGTCTAATGGAAGTTCTAGCAATCAAATTTCTGAAACAGACTCCGAAGATGAGGACCAGAAGTCTGAGACACCAGATCCAGCACAACCACCTATAAGATGTATAAATATGTTGCAGGGTTGTAGAAGTGTTGATGTGTTTGAAAGGCTTAATAAAATAGATGAAGGTACCTATGGGGTTGTCTACAGAGCAAAGGATAAAAAGACAGGGGAGATAGTGGCACTGAAAAAAGTCAAAATGGAAAAGGAGACTGAGGGTTTTCCTCTCACTGCACTTAGAGAGATAAATGTATTGTTATCTTTTCATCATCCTTCAGTTGTGGATGTTAAGGAAGTTGTTGTTGGTAGCAGTCTGGACAAAATTTTTATGGTTATGGAATACATGGAACATGATTTGAAGGCACTGATGGAGACCATGAAACAACCATTTAGTCAGAGTGAGGTAAAATGCTTGATGTTGCAGCTGTTTTCAGGTGTCAATTACCTTCATGACAACTGGGTACTCCATAG GGATTTGAAGACATCAAATCTTCTTTTAAACAATCGTGGAGAATTAAAGATATGTGACTTTGGTTTGGCTCGCCAATATGGAAGTCCTTTGAAACCATACAGTCCATTGGTGGTCACATTATGGTACAG GGCACCTGAACTTCTACTAGGGGCCAAGGAGTATTCCACTGCTATTGACATGTGGTCTTTAGGGTGTATAATGGCAGAGCTTCTAGCAAAGGAACCATTATTTAATGGGAAATCTGAACATGATCAACTTGACAAG ATATTTAGGACACTTGGTACTCCGAATGAAAAGATATGGCCTGGAATTGCTAAACTACCTGGTGCTAAAGTTAATTTTGTCAAGCAACC GTACAACAAGCTACGAGAAAAGTTTCCTCCCACATCCTTTTTCGGACGTCCAACCCTTTCTGAAGCTGGATTTGACTTGCTAAACAGACTTTTGACATATGACCCTGAGAAG CGAATAACTGCTGAAGCTGCTCAAAATCATCCCTGGTTCCAGGAGGTTCCTTTGCCCAAGTCAAAAGATTTTATGCCTACTTTTCCTGCTCAACATGCTCAAGATCG ACGTCAAAGAAGAATAATGAAGAGCCCAGATCCACTTGCAGAACAGCGGAAGAAAGAACTGCAACTAGGTGACCTCGGCCTTTCTACCCTATTTGGTTAG